Proteins encoded in a region of the Coffea eugenioides isolate CCC68of chromosome 4, Ceug_1.0, whole genome shotgun sequence genome:
- the LOC113768089 gene encoding protein EMBRYO DEFECTIVE 514-like → MAETEQKQTPETLADGEVKESSTQHMEIVEAQDDDAAVGGAGGLKRVRDEADEEGENSEDVKKLKADDKSVEEERLEKTADAEPKSCSEPEPEPKSSSKPELKSGPVELGPKSFESSVEMFDYFYKFLHFWTPNVNVNKYEHVMLLELIKKGHLEPDKKIGNGIRAFQVRYHPKFKSRCFFLTREDDSVDDFSFRKCVDHILPLPENMQVKHDVNKVLGGGRGGKAGGCGRGGRGHYRGRGGKSRN, encoded by the exons ATGGCGGAAACAGAGCAAAAGCAAACCCCAGAAACCCTAGCCGACGGTGAGGTGAAGGAATCGTCCACTCAACACATGGAAATAGTTGAAGCCCAAGATGATGACGCGGCGGTCGGCGGCGCCGGCGGCTTAAAGCGCGTCAGAGATGAAGCTGACGAGGAGGGAGAGAACAGCGAAGATGTCAAGAAGTTGAAGGCTGATGATAAGTCCGTAGAAGAGGAACGGCTTGAGAAAACGGCTGACGCGGAGCCTAAGTCGTGTTCGGAGCCGGAGCCGGAGCCTAAGTCGAGTTCAAAGCCGGAACTTAAATCGGGTCCCGTCGAATTGGGTCCGAAGAGCTTTGAATCGTCTGTGGAGATGTTTGATTACTTTTACAAGTTTCTGCATTTCTGGACACCTAATGTGAATGTCAATAAG TATGAGCATGTGATGTTGCTAGAGTTGATCAAGAAGGGTCATTTGGAGCCAGATAAAAAGATTGGTAATGGGATCCGTGCCTTCCAAGTCCGATACCATCCAAAGTTCAAAAGTCGATGTTTCTTCCTAACAAGGGAGGATGATTCTGTGGATGACTTTAGCTTCAGGAAGTGTGTTGATCACATACTTCCTTTGCCAGAGAACATGCAGGTTAAGCATGATGTCAACAAGGTATTGGGTGGAGGCCGTGGTGGTAAAGCTGGTGGCTGTGGAAGAGGAGGACGTGGCCATTACCGTGGAAGGGGTGGCAAGTCAAGAAACTAA